The genome window TTTATATTAAACATTCTATTCTACTACCTTATCACTTACTCCCCATCTAGTCACTTTATTAGTAGAATCATCTAATTCAACTAATTCTATATATTTTTCTTTTACATCATTTACATCTATCTTTACTCTATTTGTTGTAATTTCCTCCCAATCAGATATAGTGATTTTATCTCCAACATTCATTGATGCTGGCTTCTTTGATACTATTCTATAGTAAACTGTACATCCAGAATCAGAACCTGTTGCTGTTAGCTTAACATAATCTCCTTCAAACTCAGTCTCTGCCTTTAATCCTTTTGCAGTTTCTGACTTTAAATAAAAACCATCATCTATGTAGTCAGATTTTCCCCATCTAGATACTTTCTTAGTATCAGAATTTATTTCAACAGCTTCTATATAATCTCCGTTTTCTGCTTTGATAGTAAATGGTAAAACAGAAGATGGTACAGCAGTCCAGTCATCTGTATCTATTCTATCCCCAATATATAACGCAGATGGTCTACTGCTTACTACTCTATAATAAATTTTGTAATTTGTATCTTCAGGTTTAGTGAATATTTTTACACTTACATAGCCAGCTCTTGCAGGTGATAAAGGCTCTGAAGTAGGATATATTCCACTTGCTCTTTTTTCGTCCTTATCTGTATCATCAACTCTAGGTTTATTTCCACTTATTGCTGGTGCATTAATTCCACTTAGAGTGTCAATATTTCCTGAATTTTTTATTATAACACTAGTAGAATTATTTGTAACCTTACTTATATCACCTTTATTTTCTATATCTACATCTTTGGCACTACTAGATATAGTTAAAACCCATATGTCTCCATCACTTTTATTCTCTATTTTGCATCCATTTGAATCATAAACATCAACATCATTTATCTCTCCTTCATTGATAAATGTACCATTTTTTATATCCATTATTTTCACAGTTCCATCTAATGTCCCTTTATTAGTCAATTCTCCATTTGGCATATCTACAGTTATTGTTTGTGTATACAATCCTTCAAGTTCTACATTTATAGCTTTTGTAGTTTCTATACTAAATGAACTAGTAATCTTTTTATTATCATCAGGTTTAAATGTTATAACATCATTAGCATCTGCTTTTCTTAGAGCAACATCCAATTCATCTGCTGTCTTAACTCTATATATAGTTTCTTCTTGTAAATCAAGGATATCCTTCACAGCATCTTCGTTTCCATTCCCACCTACTTGTACAATATTATCAAAACTTTTAGTGTTTAATATATCATATTGGCTAGAGTCAAGTGTATTTCCTACTAATACAACTGGTGATCTATTTTTAGCTGCTAATACACCTACAGCTAGAGAATCTATTAAATCTCCCTGTTTTCTCATACCATCTTTAGTTATATACGCATTTTTTAAATCTGTATTTCTATAAAACTCTTCTACAACCTTTGCATTAGTTTCATTTCTATTATTTCCAGATAATCTTTTTACATTAGGTAAACTTTGTTCAATAGAACTGGATACAGAATATGTACCACCAATTATATAAGATTTCTTTATATTTTTACTACTAATAAAGTTATTTGCAACTTTTATTCCATTATTAGGGTCTGAAAGTATAATTGGCATATTTTCTTGTGCAGCAGCAGAACCCACACTTACTGCATCAGCTAGCCCTTTCTCTCCATTCACTACAACTATATCAGAAATACTCTTTTCTTTATCTAATCTTTCAGCTAATTTTAAAGATGTTTCATATCTACTATTGCCTGAAATTCTCTCAAAAGTCATATTTTCTGATTTTAATTGTTTTTCAATATTAGTACTTAAAGTATTCATACCTCCAATTAAGTATACATTTTTTACACCTAGTCTTTTTAATTCTGCTTTAGTTCTACTATCCAATTTATCACTTTGAGTTAATAAAATAGGTGCATCTTTCAATTTAGCAAATGGAGTTGCAGATAATGCATCAGCTATAGAATTATCATTTACTAGTATCGCATTAGTAGCCTCTTTCCACCCATTTTGGCTAATTTTTATTGCAGTTTCCCATCTACCAGAACCTACTAGACTTTCTTTTGATGAAGCATCAGCTATATTAATAGACAATGCAAAGATAAAAAAAGTGGCTGTTAAAAGTGACATTATTCTCTTTGATATTTTCATTAACTATATCCTCCTAATTTTTCTATTAATGTCTATGGAGCATGTACATATTGCATTTTCTTAGATTTTAACTCATCAAAATGCAGTTTTACAGAGTGATACCCAATTGCATAGCTGCCATTTTCAGGGTTCCACTTTTTATATGCATCCATAGCATTTAATAATTTCTCTTCTTGATTACTCAATACCTTCCATACTCTAACATTTGGATTAACTTTTTTAAAATCATTATAATCGTATGGTTCTACATAAAACCTTAAATCTTTTATTTTTCCTTCTTTATATAATTCCAATGCTGCTTCACCCAATGCCCTATGGTCTTCATGTATTCCAAGGGCCTTATATGGTGTTACTGTCTTCACTTTAGCATTAGGATATTTTTCTAGGTATTTTAGTATTATATCTCTTGCTTTTTCTTTGTTTAATTCTCCATCATGAGCCCTATTATCTTCTATATGTATATTATTTTCTTTAACTCCCAATGCTTTACAGCTATCTTTAAATTCCTCATCTCTCTTTTTTGAAAAATCACTTTCTGATAAAGAGTACTTATGCACGTCTTTAATATGATAAGAGCATGACCCTCCATCATCTAATACTTTTCTTATTATTGACTTACTACCATCAGTGCATAATATAACATGTGTATCACTTTTTTCTACATGTTCAATTATTGCACTACCCATACTTAATGTTTCATCATCTTGGTGTGGGGAAAAAAACAATGTTGCTTCTATCACTACTATATCCTCCTATCTGTCAAGAACACGTTATACTTTGATGTATATTATGTCGATAGAAAAAGATTCCTATAAATAATAAGGAATCCTTTTCTATATTGTTGATTATTACCATCCTAGTATTTTGCCTATTTTTTGGACTACAGTCAATTCAATTCCATTACCTATTTGAGTTACTTCTGCACCAAGATTTAATTTTTTACTAAGGACATTCTTTTGTGAGTCTGTTATGTCAGTTTTAGCTAGAAGTATCGGACCTTTACCTGCTGCTAGAGGTCCTGCTGCCAATGCATCTACTAGCATACCATTATTTCCATATCCATCTTTTGCTATATATAGTTTATCTAATTTGCCATAATATGTTTCTATAACTTTAGCATTGGTATCGTGTCTTGTTTCTCCTTCAACTCTTTGAACTTTTCTATCTTTATCAACATCAGCAAGTTGATTTTCAATTTGGCTAGGTACATTGTCAGAACCACCAACTATGCCAATCTCTTTTCCATCCATCAATTTGATAGCTTCTGCTGAGAGATCATTCCAGCCATTTACTATTATAGGAGCCTTAAGTTCAGCAGCTTTAGCAGCTATACTCATAGCATCAGCTTCACCTTTTGCACCTACTACAAATGCTTCTTTAAAAGAACTCATAGCTTTTGCTACTGCTACAGAAGTTGTATGTCTATCATCTCCAGCTATCCTTTGAACATTCTTAGTTATTGATTCTAATTGCTTTTTAGCTGTACTTGATACTGCTGACTCTCCACCTACTATATATATTTTAGCAGATGGATTTTTTTCAATTATATCTTTTATATAGTCTAAAGTTACTTTTGGTATTTCATTATCAGATGCTAATAATATAGGTGCTTTTTTAGATTGAGCTAATGGTGTAGCTGCTAATCCATCAACTAGTTTATTTGAATTAACTATAACTACATTATCAGTGTATTCCGTTTGTTTTGCTATAGCTACTGCAGTTTCATATCTATCGTCTCCAGCTATCAATTTAACCTTTGAATTTCCTTCTAATTCACCTCTAACATCTTTTAAATCTTTTTCATTTTTAGTTATTATTTGTTCATTTACTTGTGTAGCTTCTTCAGCAAAAATTGGAGCTACTGATGTGCTTACCATTGCAGCTGCCATAATTAAAGAAAGACTTTTTTTATTCATATATTTTCCCCCTAAAAAATTCAGTTATTTATCATTTTTTCCTTATTTACCAATTATAATATAATTTGCATATTATTTCAACAAACTGTAGATATTGTAATATTTGGATATTTTATTAATAAAAGTTAACAATAACAATTTAAATCTATTATTGTATACTAAAAAGTAACAAAATTGTAATTTTTTTTTTTTATCATAGAGATAACTCATGGACTTTTTATTATCTTTATAGTATAATATTAGATGGAAGAAAGAAATTTCAAGCATCTCTTTTTTCCGTATTTCTCACACAGAAAAAGAGGCTGACGTTCAGCCTCTTTTTCACTAATATAAACGTTTATTTATAAAACTATATTGCAAGATAAATTGTACTTTAATTTTAATATAAAAAAGTGACCCAAAGGGTCACTTTTTTAGTTAAACTTGTACAAATATTGTACTGTTGTTATCCTTATATTCTTATTCAAAGTTTCAAACATCTCATAACCTTCTATAGCATATTCTTTAAATGGATCTTTTTGTGCATAAGATTTAAGACCTATATATTGTCTTAGCTGATCCATTGCATCTATATGGTCGACCCAATAAGTATCCACAACTTGAAGTAATACTTTTTTCTCTAATTGAGCTAGTTCTTCAATTCCAATCATCATCTTTTTAAGATCATAAACACGCTTTGAAATCTGATAAGTTTGTTCTACTATTTCTTCAACGCTCTTTTTATCTAAATTTGGAATTAATAGAGTATCAGCTGGCATAAAAGTACTGTATAGATATTTAAAATATCCATGATAATCTCTAACTTTTTTTAAGTATTTTTCAGCTGCATCTTTAATAATATCCATAACCATTTTTTGTATCTCTTCTTCAATATCAGAACCATCCAGTACCTTATTTCTTTCATCATATATTACTTTTCTTTGCTCATTGATAGTATCATCATATTTTAGAACATTCTTTCTTTGTTCAAAGTTTTTACCTTCAATACCTTTTTGTGCTCTTTCTATTGCTCTATTTAAAGCCTTACTTTCTAATGCTTCATCTTCATTTGCATTCATTCTTTTTAATATCTTCTCTATACTTTTTCCACCATATAATTTTATTACTTCATCTTCTAAACTTACAAAGAATCTAGAAGTTCCAGGGTCACCTTGTCTTCCTGAACGCCCTCTAAGCTGATTATCTATCCTTCTTGTCTCATGTCTTTCAGTACCTATAACATACAATCCACCTAACTCTTTCACCTTTTCTTCTTCTTCTTTATCTCCAGCTCCAAGTGATATATCTGTTCCTCTACCTGCCATATTAGTAGCAATTGTAACGGAACCTAATTTACCAGCTTTAGATATTATTTCAGCTTCCTTATCATGTTGTTTAGCATTTAAGACTTCATGTTTTATCCCTTTCTTCTTAAGTAGTTTAGATAACTTTTCAGATTTTTCAATTGAAACTGTCCCTACAAGCACTGGTTGTTTAGTTTTATTTATTCTTATTATTTCTTCTACAACAGCATTGTACTTTGCACGTTCTGTCTTAAATACTTTATCATGCAAATCAGCTCTTATAACAGGCTTATTGGTAGGTATCTGAACAACATTAATCTTATATGTAGTTTCAAACTCACTTTCTTCTGTCTTTGCTGTACCTGTCATACCTGATAATTTAGAGTATAATCTAAAGAAATTTTGAAATGTTACTGTTGCCATGGTCTTTGATTCATCATTTATCTTTACACCTTCTTTGGCTTCAATTGCTTGATGAAGACCATCAGTAAACCTTCTTCCATCCATTATTCTCCCTGTGAATTCGTCTACAATTAATATCTCATTATCTCTAACAACATATTCAACATCTATATCCATTAATTTATGTGCTCTTAGAGATTGATTTACATGGTGAAAAATTTCTATATTATCTATATGAGTAATATTTTCTATTCCAAAAAATTTTTCTGCTTTACTAAGACCACTTGCAGTAAGTGCTATTGTGTTGTCTTTTCTATCCATTTCAAAATCTTCATCTTTTATAGTTTTTATAAAAGCATTTGCAAGTTCATATAGCTTAGTACCTTCGTCTCCTCCACCAGCAATTATAAGTGGAGTTCTAGCTTCATCTATAAGTATTGAATCAACCTCATCAACTATAGCAAAGTTCAGTTCTCTTTGAACTTTGTCTGAGTTCCGAGTTACCATATTATCTCTTAGATAATCGAATCCATACTCATTATTTGTACCATAAGTAATGTCACATTGATATTGTAATTTTCGTTCTGCTGGCTGTTGCCCATTAATAATTACTCCTACTGTTAATCCCAAGAATTCATACACTGGTTGCATAAGCTCTTTATCACGTTGAGCTAAGTAATCATTAACTGTGATGACATGTACACCTTTACCAGTCAATGCATTTAAGTAAACTGGAGCTACTCCCACTAGAGTCTTTCCTTCTCCCGTTCTCATCTCTGCTATTTTCCCTTGATGTAATACAATCCCACCAATTAATTGAACTCTATATTGACGCATACCTAATATTCTTTTTGATACTTCTCTTACAACAGCAAAAGCTTCTGGCAATATGTCATCTAAGGTTTCTCCTTTACTTAATCTATCCTTAAATACATTTGTCATACTTTTTAATGCTTCATCATCTAGTATTTTTATTTTATCTTCTAAAGCATCTATTTTATCTACTATATTATTTAATTTTTTAATTTCTAATTCATCTGTTTTGTCTAGTATTACATCTAAAACTGACATATTTAATTTACCTCCTAATTTGTTTTCCACTTACTATTATACATTAAAATGATACAATAGTAGACATTTATTTTAAGGTATAGTATAATAATGATACTTAAATAAATAATTACATCTTATTTTTTAAGTGTTTCTCACATTAAAAAGAGGCTAATTTAGCCTCTTTTTTTATCTGCATATGTTTAATTAAAAAAGGCTTCTCAAAAGAGAAACCTTTTTAATATATAGCATTTATATTACATATCTAATAATTCTTTTAATTTCTTAACAACTGAATCAGCTATTCCTTGTCCTACTTGAACTAAGTTTTTAGCACCATTGCCATTAACTGTTTTACTTATAGCTACATGTTGCTCAGCTGATAAATTATCAGTTGCTAATACTATTGGCGCTGGAGATGGAGTTCCAGTTACCTTATCACCATCATATACAGCACCAAAGTTTCCAGCTACCGCTGCTGCTGCTAAAGCATCTACTAATTGATCTTCCTTAGTAGAACCATCTTTTGCTAAGAAGTAATTCTCAACTCCATCTTTATCAAAGTATTCTTTTATAACTTCAGCATTAGTTGCTTGTCTATCTTCACCACTAATTCTTTCTGGAGATTTTCCAGTAGCATCATCTATATAATCTTCCATTTTAGCAGAAACACTATTTTCTCCACCGATTATATCAACTTGTGCATCATCTAAGAAATCTTCAGCTTCTTTAGATAACTTCTCAGCTTTTCCATCTACAACAATGATTGGAGTAGCTTCTCCACCTTTTAATTGAGATGCAACTGGTGCTATACTCATAGCATCTGCTAATCCTGTTCCACCTACTACATATGCTTTATCATCTATATCTATTTCATCAGCTATAGATAATGAAGTCTCATATCTATCATCACCTGATAATCTAGTTACTTTAAGACCCATATCTTTTAATTCATTTTCAACTGCTTTAGATACAGAATTTACTCCACCTGCTATGAAAACTTCTTTTTCATTGCTTATTCCAGTTGAAGAATTTAAATCCATAACTCTCTTTATTTCAGCTCTTACTGAAGAATCTAACTTATCTTTAGAACTTAATAGTAAAGGAGCATCTTTTTCTGCTGCTAAAGGAGATGCTACTAAACCATCAACTATAGCTTGAGAACCAACTAGTACAACACTATTTACTGGATTTTTATATAATGCTTTTGAATCAGTAGAGTTATAGAATTTACGGCTTAATTCTATAGCAGTTTCTATTCTATCACTACCTGCAACAGCTTGCACATTTGAGTAGCTGTTATTATAAGTTACTAAATCATCTAAATAATCTATTAAATCTTTTTCTTTTGAAGCTTTTAATACTATTTTAGCTGGTGCATTTTCATTTCCTAAGTCAGTTGGTGTTTTTGTAGATGCAGATAAAGTACCTAATCTTTTTCCTTCTGGATAAAGAGTTACTGTTAAATCACCATCAGTATCTCTCACTGCTACTTCGCTTACATGTTCAGCTATATAACTTAAATTGTCTTTTTCTGGATTACCATCGTTGTCAACTTTATCATCTTTAAATACATATTGTTTAGCTAAATCTTTAGCTTTTGTACTTGAGTTAGATTTAACATCTATTGTTTTTTCTACAGCTTTTATCACTTTAATTGTAACATCTTTAGTTTCAGGAGTAGAACTTCCTCCACTACTACTTGTAGTACTAAACTCTAATCCACTTACCTTAAAAGTATTTGCATTAAATTTAAATGCATTTGCTGATTCGCTTATCGATTTTATACTTTTTTCTTCGTCAACATTGAAAACTTGTTCTTCAAACACAATAGCTTTTGCTTTATCGTCTCCATCAGTTACACCAGTAGAAGCTACTTCACCATATCTTAGATCACCAAGATTTTTTTGTTTAATTGTAAGTGTATTACCATCAGATGATAATTGCGCATCCACAAGCTTACCTAATGTAAGAGGAGACGCTTTAGTTGTAACATCACCTGAAATTGTTACCATTCCTTTAGCTGAACCATCATCCTTTGCTTCATCAATGATTTCTTTAGAAGCATTATCTTCTATATCTTTCTTAGCTGCTTTTAACATATCTTGAGTCAGTTTTTCTGCTTCAGGTGTACTAGATTCCTCAGTTTTATATCTAACTGCAAATTCCACATACTTTCCATCACCTAAACCTTTAAGTTGATTTTTAGTAAGTGTCTCTAACTTATCACCAGCTTTTTCACCAGCATCTACAGTAGTTATAAATTCACCATCAAAATATATACTTACTTTTGTTATTGTTTCATTTTTTAAACCTGATTTTAATTCCTTAAGTAATTTTTCATACTTATCCTGAACTACTGTATACCCTTTACCGTCTACGTCTACGTTTTGATCAACGTCAGCAGCAAATACTGGAGCAGCAGAACCCACTACAGTAACAGCAGCCATAGCCATTGCTAAATTTTTCTTATTCATTTCTTAAATTCCTCCCAACATTATATTAATTACATCTCTTTAATTATGTACATTAAATTTCCATGTTCATATAATCCAAATATTTCTCACACTCTTATGATAGACTATATAAAATATAATTTCAATAATTTATGCAAAATTAATTGAAGTTTTTTCCAACAAATTAATTGTTTTTTCATCATTTTTATATTTTTTAAATTATTTTTTATAATTTTTTAAGTTATTTTGATTTTATATATCTATTTTTACAAATTCACTGCATATTTTCTAATATAAATTAATATAAAATCTAACTATTTAAAAATTCCATTGTCGCATTCACTTCTCCTTGCCTAGAAACATGCATACCAAATCCGAAACTATAAAATTCTTCTTTTAACATATTCTCATTATACTTAGAAGACTTCTTCCATAAATCAAAAATAGATTTAGCCATATCCTTTGCATCTTTAGAAGTATAAACAGACTTAACATTCATAGGTAGATATGCAATATTTTCACCACTTCTTGCTCCAAATCCAAAAAATACTTCAGCTGCATTTTTACCATCAATCTCATGAGCAAATACCTTCTTATCATCCATATACTTAGACCATGCACTTGCCATTCCAGCTAAAGAATCTAATTCCCTTAAAGTCTTCTTACCTTTTTCTTTTCTATATGAATTAACTAAGTTATACATTTCATTAGAAACCATAGCCTTAAACTCATAACTATTAGGGTCTTTTGTACTTGTATTTACAACTACCTTAACATTTACACTAATCTCACTCTTCTGACCTAAATTATCTACTACACTTATATTTAAAACATACGTACCAACCTTATTAACATCTACATTTCCTTTAATATCGGTCTTTAAATCGTTTCCATAATAATCAGTAGCAACTATATTCAACATACTATTATCAAACTTATCCCCTACAGAAATCTCAACATCATTAGCAGTTATCGTAGGCAGTGTATTTTTATCAGATACAGAACTAACACATTGGTCAACAACCTTCTTATCCATTCCACCTAAAGAAGTAACTTCATCAGCACCTCTAAGTACACTCTTATCACTTCCATCATCAACAAGTACTATAGGTTTTTCCTTAGCCAATGGAGAACCAGCCACAGCATCAACTAATTTATACCCTTGCGAAACATAAAACTTCTTTGTTCCCTTATAAAAGCGTTGTATAACCTTCTTATTAGTCTCAAATCTATCCTTACCAGCAATCCTAACAGAATTAGTCTTACTCACGAGTTCATTACTCATTATCTCCTCTGAGCCAAGAGAATAACACTGAACATCATCCACATTAAATGGTATACTCTTTCCATCAGTAAGTATCACTGGCACTCCATCTCTAGCAGCTACAGAAGATACACTCATTGCATCAGCCTCACCTGTATATCCATTTACAAGAAAAACCTTATCACCACTATTTACTGGTTTAATAGCTGAAATTTCCTTAGCTATAAGATAGCTAGTCTTTATTCTATCCTCACCACCAATTCTTTTGACCTCAATTCCCTTATTCTTAAGTTGATTTTCCACAGACTTACCTATAGTATCCTCTGTTCCTATAACATAAGCATTCTTAACGTCCTTTAATCTTTTTTCAACATCAGTTGGTATTTTATCTTTTTGTACCAACATTATAGGAGCTTTTGCAACTCCTGATAGTCCACTTGCACTTAATCCATCTACTATAGAATTATCAGTGTTTACTAATATGACTGTATCATATATTTGTTTGTCTGATATCAATGCAGAAGTCTCATATCTATCTTTCCCTTGTATCTTTTCTATGCTTGAAAGTGCATTGATATTTGTTGCCCCTGCCATTATTAATGATATTGTCAATCCTATCGATAATACTCTCTTATTTACCTTCATCGAACTCCTCCTACTAATTTTTTTATATAATTCAGCTAATTATAAATTACATCCTCAGTAGTGATTCCCTTAAAATTTATAAATGACTAAAATAAAAAACATCTAAAATACTATAATCTATAAAATAATAACAAAATAGACTACAAAAAGTACTTTAGATGTGATTTTCATTTTATGATATCAGTAAATTAATAAAAAAACAAGATTTATGGTAAATTTTTACAAACTACCCTCGTTACCATTTAAAAACTCTTGAGTAGCATGTACCTGACCGTCAGATAATATATAAAGTCCAAATCCGGTACTGGAAAAATCATCACTAAGCATATTTGCATTATATTCAGGAGACTTCTCCCATACTTCAAATATAGCCTTTGCCAAATCTTTTGCATCTTGAGTCGTTTGAACACTCTTAGAATCTATATAAATATATGCTATATTCTCCTCACTTCTCATTCCAAATTCAGAAAATACTTGTGGAGCATTTTTTCCATCTATATAATGTGCAAAAACTGCGTTATCCATCATATACTTAGACCACGCATTTGCCATACCTTCTAGCTTACTAGACACCACCAAAGGCTCTTTACCTTTTTCTTTTCTATAAGAATTGATTAAGTTGTACATTTCAGTAGACACCATTTTTTTAAATTCTGGGCTGTTGTAATCATGAGATTTATCATCTAACACTTTTATCTCTACTCTTTTTTCTATACTTTTTCCCCATTCATCTGTAGCCTTTAATGTCAATATATATGTACCTATTCTATCCGTATCTATAAATCCATCAACTTCGATTGGCAATACCCTCCCAGTGTTATCTTTAGCTACTATATTTAATTTGCCAGTGTCAAACTTTTCACCTCTATATATCTCTGTACTTCCAACTGTAATTGTTGGGGGTTGTCCATTTGACTTTGAAGCATTTATACACTGTTGTATTACTTTCTCATCTATTTCACCTATAGAAGTTATATTCTTAGCTCCTTCTAATACAGTCTTATCACTACCATCATTTACTAGTACCATTGGAGAGTCTTTAGTAAGTGGTGCAGCTGCTATTGCATCTACTAATTGATACCCATCTGATACATAAAATCCATCTGCACTTTTAAAAAAGTAGTCTATTACCTCTTTGTTAGTTTCAAATCGGTCAGTTCCTTGTATTCTTACTGAGTTTGTACTTTTTACTAGAGAATTACTCATTATCTCCTCCGAGCCTATACAATACGATGGAATATTTTTTACATCAAAAGGTACACTCTTTCCATCTGTAAGTATGATTGGAGCTCCATCTCTAGTAGCTACTGATGATACACTCATTGCATCTGCTTCTCCACTATATGCATTAGTTAAGAGTACTTTATCCACTTGTTTTATATTTGCTATTTCTTTAGCTATTAAGTAGCTTGTTTTTAGTCTATCTTCTCCACCAATTCTTTTGACTTCTATATTTTTAGAATCTAGTTCTTTTTCTACTGATTTACTTATAGTATCTTCTGTACCTATTATGTATGCTTTTTTGATATTTTTTAAACATCTATTTGTGTCTGCTGGTATCTTATTTTGTTGTGTAAATAGTATTGGCGCTTTTGTAGCACCTGATAATCCACTTGCACTTAATCCATCTGCAAGTGATTTTTCTGTATTTACTAAAATTACTGTTTCATAAGTCTGTCTATCAGCTATCTTTGCTGCTGTTTCATATCTATCTTTACCATATATTTTTTCTACTACTGATGATGCACTTACACTTTTGAAGTTTACCAAGATTAATGATACTGCTAGACCTAATGATAATATTTTTTTGTTCATTTTCATATCCCCCTGATGATTTTTATATTTTATATTTATAATGTTTTCATTTAAACTTCATTTTTCCTTTATTTTCTAT of Clostridioides sp. ES-S-0054-01 contains these proteins:
- a CDS encoding cell wall-binding repeat-containing protein; the protein is MKISKRIMSLLTATFFIFALSINIADASSKESLVGSGRWETAIKISQNGWKEATNAILVNDNSIADALSATPFAKLKDAPILLTQSDKLDSRTKAELKRLGVKNVYLIGGMNTLSTNIEKQLKSENMTFERISGNSRYETSLKLAERLDKEKSISDIVVVNGEKGLADAVSVGSAAAQENMPIILSDPNNGIKVANNFISSKNIKKSYIIGGTYSVSSSIEQSLPNVKRLSGNNRNETNAKVVEEFYRNTDLKNAYITKDGMRKQGDLIDSLAVGVLAAKNRSPVVLVGNTLDSSQYDILNTKSFDNIVQVGGNGNEDAVKDILDLQEETIYRVKTADELDVALRKADANDVITFKPDDNKKITSSFSIETTKAINVELEGLYTQTITVDMPNGELTNKGTLDGTVKIMDIKNGTFINEGEINDVDVYDSNGCKIENKSDGDIWVLTISSSAKDVDIENKGDISKVTNNSTSVIIKNSGNIDTLSGINAPAISGNKPRVDDTDKDEKRASGIYPTSEPLSPARAGYVSVKIFTKPEDTNYKIYYRVVSSRPSALYIGDRIDTDDWTAVPSSVLPFTIKAENGDYIEAVEINSDTKKVSRWGKSDYIDDGFYLKSETAKGLKAETEFEGDYVKLTATGSDSGCTVYYRIVSKKPASMNVGDKITISDWEEITTNRVKIDVNDVKEKYIELVELDDSTNKVTRWGVSDKVVE
- a CDS encoding PIG-L family deacetylase; amino-acid sequence: MIEATLFFSPHQDDETLSMGSAIIEHVEKSDTHVILCTDGSKSIIRKVLDDGGSCSYHIKDVHKYSLSESDFSKKRDEEFKDSCKALGVKENNIHIEDNRAHDGELNKEKARDIILKYLEKYPNAKVKTVTPYKALGIHEDHRALGEAALELYKEGKIKDLRFYVEPYDYNDFKKVNPNVRVWKVLSNQEEKLLNAMDAYKKWNPENGSYAIGYHSVKLHFDELKSKKMQYVHAP
- the secA gene encoding preprotein translocase subunit SecA, whose translation is MSVLDVILDKTDELEIKKLNNIVDKIDALEDKIKILDDEALKSMTNVFKDRLSKGETLDDILPEAFAVVREVSKRILGMRQYRVQLIGGIVLHQGKIAEMRTGEGKTLVGVAPVYLNALTGKGVHVITVNDYLAQRDKELMQPVYEFLGLTVGVIINGQQPAERKLQYQCDITYGTNNEYGFDYLRDNMVTRNSDKVQRELNFAIVDEVDSILIDEARTPLIIAGGGDEGTKLYELANAFIKTIKDEDFEMDRKDNTIALTASGLSKAEKFFGIENITHIDNIEIFHHVNQSLRAHKLMDIDVEYVVRDNEILIVDEFTGRIMDGRRFTDGLHQAIEAKEGVKINDESKTMATVTFQNFFRLYSKLSGMTGTAKTEESEFETTYKINVVQIPTNKPVIRADLHDKVFKTERAKYNAVVEEIIRINKTKQPVLVGTVSIEKSEKLSKLLKKKGIKHEVLNAKQHDKEAEIISKAGKLGSVTIATNMAGRGTDISLGAGDKEEEEKVKELGGLYVIGTERHETRRIDNQLRGRSGRQGDPGTSRFFVSLEDEVIKLYGGKSIEKILKRMNANEDEALESKALNRAIERAQKGIEGKNFEQRKNVLKYDDTINEQRKVIYDERNKVLDGSDIEEEIQKMVMDIIKDAAEKYLKKVRDYHGYFKYLYSTFMPADTLLIPNLDKKSVEEIVEQTYQISKRVYDLKKMMIGIEELAQLEKKVLLQVVDTYWVDHIDAMDQLRQYIGLKSYAQKDPFKEYAIEGYEMFETLNKNIRITTVQYLYKFN
- the slpA gene encoding S-layer protein SlpA, which translates into the protein MNKKNLAMAMAAVTVVGSAAPVFAADVDQNVDVDGKGYTVVQDKYEKLLKELKSGLKNETITKVSIYFDGEFITTVDAGEKAGDKLETLTKNQLKGLGDGKYVEFAVRYKTEESSTPEAEKLTQDMLKAAKKDIEDNASKEIIDEAKDDGSAKGMVTISGDVTTKASPLTLGKLVDAQLSSDGNTLTIKQKNLGDLRYGEVASTGVTDGDDKAKAIVFEEQVFNVDEEKSIKSISESANAFKFNANTFKVSGLEFSTTSSSGGSSTPETKDVTIKVIKAVEKTIDVKSNSSTKAKDLAKQYVFKDDKVDNDGNPEKDNLSYIAEHVSEVAVRDTDGDLTVTLYPEGKRLGTLSASTKTPTDLGNENAPAKIVLKASKEKDLIDYLDDLVTYNNSYSNVQAVAGSDRIETAIELSRKFYNSTDSKALYKNPVNSVVLVGSQAIVDGLVASPLAAEKDAPLLLSSKDKLDSSVRAEIKRVMDLNSSTGISNEKEVFIAGGVNSVSKAVENELKDMGLKVTRLSGDDRYETSLSIADEIDIDDKAYVVGGTGLADAMSIAPVASQLKGGEATPIIVVDGKAEKLSKEAEDFLDDAQVDIIGGENSVSAKMEDYIDDATGKSPERISGEDRQATNAEVIKEYFDKDGVENYFLAKDGSTKEDQLVDALAAAAVAGNFGAVYDGDKVTGTPSPAPIVLATDNLSAEQHVAISKTVNGNGAKNLVQVGQGIADSVVKKLKELLDM